Proteins from one Heliomicrobium undosum genomic window:
- a CDS encoding bile acid:sodium symporter family protein: MLSRWVIAFNRLLERGMFILIPGALLFGYIFWTTLQDQKAWVYWLFAYMTFLGALNCSWSQFRALFREPVLFLTSLLLAHGLIPAAAFGLGLLFFPSDAQTVMGLVIGSTIPVAITASVWTNITKGNNSFALALVVLDTLLSPLILPLFAQVIMHVSGHLPVDRLVEDMLLMVVLPSMLGLFLHPYRFWDPQGPLQAGLSALSKLGLFLVVAINVAIMHDYLVLGWSNALPILASLFLLNTIAYLLGYGAGRFLGRPREDVIALTYSSGMRNIALGVVFSTGYFDLRVSIPIVFMTLLQQPMATIVNRFFRAGARKKAEARA, from the coding sequence ATGCTGAGCCGGTGGGTCATCGCCTTTAACCGTTTGCTGGAGCGGGGCATGTTCATCCTGATTCCGGGGGCCTTGCTCTTTGGCTATATCTTTTGGACAACCCTGCAGGATCAGAAAGCATGGGTCTACTGGCTCTTCGCCTACATGACCTTTCTGGGGGCGCTGAACTGCTCCTGGAGCCAGTTTCGCGCCCTCTTTCGCGAACCTGTCCTGTTTCTCACGTCCCTGCTGCTGGCCCACGGCCTGATCCCGGCGGCGGCCTTCGGTCTGGGGTTGCTCTTTTTCCCGAGCGACGCCCAGACGGTGATGGGGCTGGTCATCGGTTCCACCATCCCCGTGGCGATCACGGCCTCGGTCTGGACAAACATCACCAAGGGCAACAATTCCTTCGCCCTGGCCCTGGTCGTGCTGGACACGCTGCTCAGCCCGCTCATCCTGCCCCTCTTTGCCCAGGTGATCATGCACGTCTCCGGTCACCTGCCCGTTGACCGGCTTGTAGAGGATATGCTGTTGATGGTGGTGCTGCCGTCGATGCTCGGTCTCTTCCTGCACCCCTACCGCTTCTGGGACCCCCAGGGACCCTTGCAGGCCGGTTTGAGCGCTCTCTCCAAGCTCGGCCTTTTTCTTGTTGTCGCCATCAACGTGGCGATCATGCACGATTATCTGGTTCTTGGCTGGTCGAACGCCCTGCCCATCCTGGCGAGCCTCTTTTTGCTCAACACCATCGCCTACCTGCTGGGCTACGGCGCCGGCCGTTTTCTGGGTCGCCCCCGGGAGGACGTCATCGCCCTGACCTATTCGAGCGGGATGCGCAACATCGCCCTGGGGGTGGTGTTTTCGACGGGATACTTCGATCTTCGCGTCTCCATCCCGATCGTCTTTATGACCTTGCTCCAGCAGCCCATGGCCACTATCGTCAACCGCTTTTTCCGAGCGGGAGCGCGCAAAAAGGCGGAGGCCCGGGCATAG
- a CDS encoding quinate 5-dehydrogenase, with product MKRVVSISLGSSKRDHQAEVEVLGKKVRLERRGMDGDYGRAIEMIRALDGQVDAIGLGGIDLYLRAGNRRYTLRDGRRLAQAARQSPVVDGSNLKDHWERQVVETLAADGLIRPGQRVLLVCAVDRYGLAEAFFRQGCQVTFGDLMFGCGLPLPIRSLQALNHFSRVIIPVISQLPFHWIYPTGSRQEQMKPRFPHVFREAEVVAGDFHFIRRYMPADMRGKIVLTNTVTDADVLLLRERGVDTLVTTTPELSGRSFGTNVMEGLLVALAERRPEEITPEEYRHWLARFGFQPRVEKVSSRQTTAGGRHETLCLHHSSPYRCGHSP from the coding sequence TTGAAACGTGTCGTCAGCATCTCCCTGGGATCGTCCAAGCGGGATCACCAGGCGGAGGTGGAGGTCCTCGGAAAAAAAGTCCGCCTCGAGCGCCGCGGCATGGACGGCGACTACGGCCGGGCCATCGAAATGATTCGCGCCCTAGACGGCCAGGTCGACGCCATCGGCTTGGGCGGCATTGATCTCTACCTGCGCGCCGGCAACCGGCGATACACCCTGCGTGACGGCCGGCGTTTGGCCCAGGCGGCCCGGCAGAGCCCCGTCGTCGACGGGAGCAATCTCAAGGATCACTGGGAACGACAGGTGGTGGAGACGCTGGCCGCGGACGGCCTGATCCGCCCCGGTCAGCGGGTGTTGCTCGTTTGCGCCGTCGACCGCTATGGCCTTGCTGAGGCCTTTTTCCGGCAGGGTTGTCAGGTCACCTTCGGCGATCTGATGTTCGGTTGCGGCCTTCCCTTGCCTATTCGCAGCTTGCAGGCATTAAATCATTTTTCCCGCGTAATTATTCCAGTGATCAGTCAATTGCCCTTTCACTGGATTTATCCGACTGGCAGTCGGCAGGAGCAGATGAAACCCCGGTTCCCTCACGTGTTCCGGGAGGCGGAGGTTGTCGCCGGGGATTTTCATTTCATTCGCCGGTATATGCCGGCGGACATGCGGGGCAAAATCGTTCTGACCAACACCGTCACCGATGCGGATGTCCTGTTGCTCAGGGAGCGCGGCGTCGATACGCTGGTCACGACGACGCCGGAACTGAGCGGGCGTTCCTTTGGGACGAACGTCATGGAGGGGCTGCTGGTCGCCCTGGCAGAGCGGAGGCCCGAGGAGATCACCCCGGAGGAGTACCGCCATTGGTTGGCGCGGTTCGGTTTTCAGCCTCGCGTGGAGAAGGTGTCTTCCCGGCAGACGACCGCAGGAGGTCGGCATGAAACGCTTTGCCTTCATCATTCATCCCCTTACCGTTGCGGACATAGCCCGTAA
- the greA gene encoding transcription elongation factor GreA, producing the protein MEEKQVMLTAEGLKKLEEELEFLKSQKRGQVAERIKQAIDYGDISENSEYEDAKNEQAFVEGRIITLEKMLRNAKLIEGGEGETNVVTIGARVLLKDLEDDSEFEYTIVGSAEADPSQSKISNVSPVGKALIGQPKGAVVEVQVPMGKIKYEIVDINKKG; encoded by the coding sequence ATGGAAGAAAAACAAGTGATGCTGACGGCAGAAGGTCTAAAGAAACTGGAAGAGGAACTGGAGTTCCTGAAATCGCAGAAGCGCGGGCAGGTGGCCGAACGGATCAAGCAGGCCATTGATTACGGCGATATCAGCGAGAACTCGGAGTATGAAGACGCCAAAAATGAACAGGCTTTCGTCGAAGGCCGGATCATCACCCTGGAGAAGATGCTCCGTAACGCCAAGTTGATTGAAGGCGGCGAGGGCGAGACCAATGTGGTGACCATCGGCGCCCGGGTCCTCCTCAAGGACCTCGAGGACGATTCCGAATTCGAATACACCATCGTTGGCTCGGCCGAAGCCGACCCCAGCCAGTCAAAAATCTCAAACGTTTCCCCGGTGGGCAAGGCATTGATCGGTCAGCCCAAAGGCGCAGTCGTTGAGGTGCAGGTGCCCATGGGGAAAATCAAGTACGAGATTGTGGACATCAATAAGAAGGGGTAG
- a CDS encoding flavodoxin domain-containing protein produces the protein MSTVICYLSKRGTTEYCAKRLADLIDDSVEIVDVRKNPVGPDWSACDTVILGVPIYGGDIEREFKQFVRENWRYIMAKRLALFICGMLEEKSEAELKTAYPDQLLRRAILTENFGGRVYQDKLGFFERTAFRMVTKIKEDYSNLSEEKIAAFAERVNAARSATEAESNEGSGDGAGTNDGSGDEAANNPEVSEKEAL, from the coding sequence GTGAGCACGGTAATCTGTTACCTGAGCAAACGGGGCACCACAGAATACTGCGCGAAACGCCTGGCCGACCTGATCGACGACTCTGTCGAAATCGTCGATGTCCGGAAAAACCCCGTCGGACCAGACTGGAGCGCCTGCGATACGGTCATCCTTGGGGTGCCTATCTACGGCGGCGACATCGAACGCGAGTTCAAACAGTTCGTCCGGGAGAACTGGCGTTATATCATGGCCAAACGGCTGGCCCTCTTTATCTGCGGCATGCTGGAAGAGAAAAGCGAGGCCGAGCTCAAGACCGCGTATCCCGATCAGTTGCTGAGAAGGGCGATCCTGACGGAGAACTTCGGCGGCCGCGTTTATCAGGACAAACTGGGCTTCTTCGAGCGGACGGCCTTCCGCATGGTCACCAAGATCAAAGAGGACTACAGCAACCTATCCGAGGAAAAGATCGCCGCCTTCGCCGAGAGGGTCAACGCCGCCCGCTCGGCGACGGAGGCCGAAAGCAACGAAGGAAGCGGCGACGGCGCGGGGACGAATGACGGTTCCGGCGACGAGGCGGCGAACAACCCGGAGGTTTCTGAAAAAGAAGCCCTGTAA
- a CDS encoding shikimate dehydrogenase, whose product MKRFAFIIHPLTVADIARKFPWIRWLPESLVEGVFRWAPPVRTARFEGIRSGYGQVDGLFIACPLTTRQMLSLPEETVLAKVEKACRKAVDLGAQIIGLGAYTSIIGDAGLTLARRLPVPVTTGNSYTVATALEATRIAAERLGHKLDRASVVVVGATGSIGAVCSRLLAREAGDLTLVARRTDRLDRLAYRILHETGLSVQVTTDMAGALRQADIVVAVSSAADAIIEPEHLKAGSLVCDVARPRDVSRRVAKERPDVLLIEGGVVKVPGDVDFGFNFGFPPGLAYACMAETMILALEGRRECFSLGRELFIDKVEEITRLARKHGFSLAGLRSFDRPLSELDVERVRKSMFRPPRTAVGSQELNVDNILQPGYNTKLKMVE is encoded by the coding sequence ATGAAACGCTTTGCCTTCATCATTCATCCCCTTACCGTTGCGGACATAGCCCGTAAGTTTCCCTGGATCCGCTGGTTGCCCGAATCGCTTGTCGAAGGGGTCTTTCGCTGGGCGCCGCCGGTGCGGACGGCGCGCTTCGAGGGGATCCGGTCAGGGTACGGCCAGGTGGACGGCCTGTTCATCGCTTGCCCGCTGACAACGCGGCAGATGCTGTCGCTGCCCGAGGAGACGGTGCTCGCCAAGGTGGAAAAGGCCTGCCGCAAGGCCGTCGACCTGGGCGCGCAAATCATCGGCCTCGGCGCCTACACCTCCATCATCGGCGATGCGGGGTTGACACTGGCGAGGCGGTTGCCCGTCCCGGTGACGACAGGGAATTCCTATACGGTGGCCACGGCCTTGGAGGCGACGCGCATTGCCGCCGAACGGCTCGGTCACAAACTGGATCGCGCCTCTGTCGTCGTCGTGGGCGCCACCGGCTCCATCGGCGCCGTTTGCTCCCGGTTGCTTGCCCGGGAGGCCGGTGACCTGACGCTGGTGGCGCGCCGCACCGACCGGCTCGATCGGCTGGCCTACCGCATCCTCCACGAGACAGGCCTCTCTGTGCAGGTGACAACCGATATGGCCGGCGCCCTTCGCCAGGCCGACATCGTCGTCGCCGTATCGAGCGCGGCCGATGCGATCATCGAGCCCGAACACCTGAAAGCGGGATCCCTCGTTTGCGATGTGGCCCGGCCCAGAGACGTATCCCGCCGGGTGGCCAAGGAACGGCCCGACGTTCTATTGATCGAGGGGGGCGTCGTCAAGGTTCCCGGCGATGTGGACTTCGGGTTCAACTTTGGTTTCCCACCGGGGTTGGCCTACGCCTGCATGGCCGAGACGATGATCCTTGCCCTGGAAGGGCGGCGCGAATGCTTTTCCCTCGGTAGGGAACTCTTTATCGACAAGGTGGAAGAAATCACCCGGCTGGCGCGCAAACACGGTTTTTCCCTGGCCGGGCTGCGCAGCTTTGATCGCCCCTTGAGCGAATTGGATGTGGAGCGGGTCCGCAAAAGCATGTTCAGACCGCCGCGAACGGCTGTTGGAAGTCAAGAACTTAATGTTGACAATATTTTGCAACCCGGATATAATACGAAACTAAAGATGGTGGAGTAA